Proteins encoded in a region of the Eubalaena glacialis isolate mEubGla1 unplaced genomic scaffold, mEubGla1.1.hap2.+ XY scaffold_350, whole genome shotgun sequence genome:
- the LOC133083302 gene encoding double homeobox protein 4-like protein 4, whose translation MTLVPGKGNSSSEEYRAVVGRLSRPSRRRRLVLRLSQKDTLQALFQQNPYPGITTRERLARELGIPESRIQVWFQNQRRRRLKQSRLLSENAFKGGQSQPLRPPPPQTLTRGAASGCCVGHPLMFIVVQPSLAALQGCQNPQPLPATVPWGEGTHAVIASGQPAQGAILPPAPPETHFWQQQATSSEETSPQLEQQTQHSALLGSSSLLDELLSDADILDKAGPLPNADAEEEELAATLEAPLSEEEFQALLDMLPGSPVPQA comes from the exons ATGACCTTGGTGCCTGGAAAGGGAAACTCATCTTCCGAGGAGTACCGGGCtgttgtgg GCCGACTCTCAAGACCATCGCGAAGGAGGAGGCTGGTTCTGAGGCTGAGTCAGAAGGACACCCTGCAAGCACTCTTTCAACAGAACCCCTACCCCGGGATAACGACCAGAGAACGGCTGGCGCGAGAACTGGGCATTCCAGAAAGCAGAATTCAG GTTTGGTTTCAAAACCAACGAAGAAGACGCCTAAAGCAGAGCCGATTGCTGTCGGAGAATGCCTTCAAAGGAGGGCAGTCGCAGCCGCTGCGGCCACCACCACCTCAGACTTTGACTCGAG GGGCTGCCTCTGGGTGCTGTGTGGGCCACCCGTTGATGTTCATCGTGGTCCAGCCCAGCCTGGCAGCACTTCAGGGATGCCAGAACCCACAGCCTCTTCCGGCCACAGTTCCGTGGGGCGAAGGGACACATGCTGTCATCGCCAGTGGGCAGCCTGCCCAGGGGGCCATCTTGCCGCCTGCACCGCCAGAGACACACTTCTGGCAGCAGCAGGCAACCTCAAGTGAAGAGACATCTCCCCAGCTGGAGCAACAGACCCAGCACTCAGCCCTTCTAGGCTCCTCAAGCCTCCTGGACGAACTCTTGTCAGACGCGGACATTCTGGACAAGGCAGGCCCTTTGCCGAATGCGGACGCAGAGGAAGAGGAACTTGCGGCAACCCTGGAAGCCCCCCTCAGCGAGGAAGAATTCCAGGCCTTGCTCGACATGCTGCCAGGCTCCCCAGTGCCACAGGCTTAG